The following coding sequences lie in one Bacteroidota bacterium genomic window:
- the kdsB gene encoding 3-deoxy-manno-octulosonate cytidylyltransferase, with product MKIIGIIPARWASTRFPGKPLTNINGKTMIRRVFEQASRCPKLDMVLVATDDERIVHEVESFGGQVVMTGTHHTSGTDRCLEALDQCVRPFDAVINIQGDEPYVNPDHIALLAETISRPGVQIATLVSPVANNEELFNPNVVKVVVGQDGNALYFSRQPIPYLRGTEAADWLNIHTFYRHIGMYAYAADVLRKITHLPVSPLERAESLEQLRWLENGFRIAVALVEKAMPGVDTPEDVDKLRNIF from the coding sequence ATGAAGATAATTGGCATCATCCCGGCACGCTGGGCTTCGACGCGTTTTCCCGGAAAACCCCTGACCAACATCAATGGCAAAACCATGATCCGGAGGGTGTTTGAGCAAGCCTCACGCTGCCCAAAACTCGATATGGTGCTGGTGGCTACCGATGATGAACGGATTGTGCACGAGGTAGAAAGCTTTGGCGGACAGGTTGTGATGACCGGCACCCACCACACCAGCGGTACCGACCGCTGCCTCGAGGCCCTTGATCAATGTGTCAGGCCGTTCGATGCGGTAATCAACATCCAGGGCGATGAGCCATACGTCAATCCTGATCATATTGCCTTGCTCGCCGAAACCATTTCCCGACCGGGCGTGCAGATTGCTACCCTGGTGAGTCCGGTAGCAAACAATGAGGAACTGTTTAATCCCAATGTTGTAAAAGTCGTTGTTGGTCAGGATGGTAATGCGCTGTATTTCAGTCGTCAGCCAATTCCATATCTGCGTGGCACCGAAGCGGCAGATTGGCTGAACATCCATACATTCTACCGTCATATTGGTATGTATGCCTATGCGGCCGATGTGCTTAGGAAGATCACACATTTGCCTGTCTCCCCATTGGAACGCGCCGAGTCGCTCGAGCAGCTCAGATGGCTGGAAAATGGCTTTCGCATTGCAGTGGCCCTGGTCGAAAAGGCCATGCCTGGCGTGGATACGCCCGAAGATGTTGATAAACTCCGGAACATTTTTTGA
- a CDS encoding deoxynucleoside kinase has translation MHIAIAGNIGSGKTTLTRLLAKHFGWTPHYEDVENNPYLHSFYEDMQRWSFNLQVYFLNSRFRQVIEIRNSGKTVVQDRTIYEDAHIFAPNLHAMNLMSTRDFENYSSLFELMSKFIQPPDLLIYLRASVSTLVSQIQKRGREYEASIRLDYLKHLNDRYEAWIGGYTLGKLLIVDVDHIDLEKPEDLAIVIEKINASLHGLFQV, from the coding sequence ATGCACATCGCTATCGCAGGCAACATCGGTTCGGGCAAGACCACGCTCACCAGGCTTCTGGCCAAACATTTCGGCTGGACACCACATTATGAAGACGTCGAAAACAACCCCTATCTTCATAGTTTTTATGAAGACATGCAGCGTTGGTCGTTCAATCTGCAGGTTTATTTTCTCAACAGCAGGTTCCGGCAGGTGATCGAAATACGCAACAGCGGGAAAACGGTGGTGCAGGACCGTACAATCTATGAAGATGCCCACATCTTTGCGCCGAACCTGCACGCCATGAACCTGATGTCGACACGCGATTTCGAAAACTACAGCTCACTCTTCGAGCTCATGAGCAAGTTTATCCAGCCTCCTGATTTGCTGATTTATCTCCGGGCTTCGGTGAGTACACTGGTCAGTCAGATTCAGAAGCGCGGCCGCGAATATGAGGCATCTATCCGCCTGGATTATCTTAAACACCTCAACGACAGGTATGAAGCCTGGATTGGAGGTTACACCCTTGGCAAGCTGCTCATTGTGGATGTGGACCACATTGATCTCGAAAAGCCGGAAGACCTGGCCATCGTAATCGAGAAAATCAATGCCTCGCTGCACGGCTTGTTTCAGGTATAG
- a CDS encoding GH3 auxin-responsive promoter family protein: MAIINNLLTWLMKKRMHQIELFIRYPVEVQEEWFRRLIETAADTEWGRKYDYRSIKTREQFAERVPISPYEHLQPYIERMKQGEKNLLWPEEIRWFAKSSGTTASKSKFIPVSQSSLEECHIKGGKDMLALYVNNYPETEIFEGRGLVMGGSHNLIEVNNDSYYVGDLSAILIQNLPFWVQLLKTPGMSVALMGEWEAKIDLMARETLQHDVRSISGVPSWTMVLLQKILEITGKNNIAEVWPNLEVFFHGGVSFEPYRAKFSQLIPKVGMHYMETYNASEGFFGIQDSKSSNDLLLMLDYGVYYEFVPMDELDSEHPRTLDISQVETGRNYAMVISTNAGLWRYLIGDTVQFTSLQPYRIRITGRTRSFINAFGEELMVNNADRALSIACSKCNALITDYTAAPRFAEDGQSAAHEWLIEFDRPPEDMSFFAETFDNALKSLNSDYEAKRYKNMILHPPVIHQMQPGTFYRWLKTKGKLGGQHKVPRLSNNRQIVDEIMQLVSQNGSSNF; this comes from the coding sequence ATGGCAATAATCAATAATCTGCTCACCTGGTTGATGAAAAAGCGCATGCACCAGATTGAGCTTTTTATCAGGTATCCTGTTGAGGTTCAGGAAGAATGGTTCAGACGCCTGATTGAGACGGCCGCCGATACCGAGTGGGGTCGGAAATATGATTACCGGAGCATCAAAACCCGCGAGCAGTTTGCTGAGCGCGTGCCTATCAGCCCTTACGAACACTTGCAGCCCTATATCGAGCGGATGAAGCAGGGAGAGAAAAATCTGCTCTGGCCCGAAGAAATCAGGTGGTTCGCAAAATCGTCGGGCACAACGGCAAGCAAAAGCAAGTTTATCCCCGTGAGCCAGTCGTCGCTCGAGGAATGTCACATCAAGGGTGGGAAAGATATGCTGGCACTGTATGTGAACAATTATCCTGAAACCGAGATTTTCGAAGGCAGGGGGCTGGTAATGGGCGGCAGCCACAACCTTATTGAAGTGAACAACGACTCGTATTATGTGGGCGACCTGTCGGCCATCCTGATACAAAACCTTCCGTTTTGGGTTCAGTTGCTCAAAACCCCGGGCATGTCGGTAGCCCTGATGGGGGAATGGGAGGCCAAAATTGATCTGATGGCCAGGGAGACCCTCCAGCACGATGTGCGCAGCATTTCCGGCGTTCCTTCCTGGACCATGGTGCTGTTGCAAAAAATTCTTGAGATTACAGGAAAAAACAACATCGCCGAGGTATGGCCAAATCTGGAGGTGTTTTTTCATGGAGGAGTAAGTTTTGAGCCATATCGGGCCAAGTTTTCACAACTCATCCCCAAGGTGGGTATGCACTATATGGAAACTTACAATGCCTCGGAGGGATTCTTCGGAATTCAGGACAGCAAAAGCTCCAACGACCTGCTGCTGATGCTCGACTACGGGGTATATTACGAGTTTGTGCCCATGGATGAACTTGATTCGGAGCATCCCAGGACACTGGATATCAGTCAGGTAGAAACCGGCCGCAACTATGCCATGGTGATTTCGACCAATGCCGGGCTCTGGCGATACCTGATTGGCGATACGGTGCAGTTTACCAGCTTGCAGCCCTACCGCATCCGCATCACCGGGCGGACACGAAGTTTCATCAATGCCTTTGGTGAGGAGCTTATGGTTAACAATGCCGACCGTGCACTTTCCATTGCCTGCAGCAAATGCAATGCCCTGATTACTGACTATACAGCAGCTCCACGCTTTGCGGAGGATGGCCAATCGGCCGCGCATGAGTGGCTCATCGAGTTCGACCGTCCGCCCGAGGATATGAGCTTCTTTGCCGAGACTTTCGACAACGCCCTCAAGAGCCTGAATTCGGATTATGAGGCCAAACGCTATAAAAACATGATACTTCATCCGCCCGTAATCCATCAGATGCAACCCGGCACATTCTATCGATGGCTCAAGACGAAAGGCAAGCTCGGCGGACAGCACAAAGTGCCACGCCTGTCGAACAACCGCCAGATTGTTGATGAAATCATGCAGCTGGTATCGCAAAATGGCTCATCAAACTTTTAA
- a CDS encoding LptF/LptG family permease codes for MKKIDWYIFNKYIGTFFYAISLLIVIVIVFDISENIDNFLKKNAPINEIIFDYYLNFIPFFINLFIYLFTFISVVFFTSKMAGNTEIIAILSSGISFWRMMRPYILASVFLGLMSLYLGNILIPHTNVGRREFKNKYMEDLYRDRDRNIHLQIEKGTFAYVESFNSGLGIGYRFSLEQFDGPVMTYKLMADRAEYDSVAGRWVLYGFAERRIDSLNEYFRRGEKMDTAINLLPTDLYQVKEDFEEMNFWELRDHIRAERLKGNPSVIYYEVEMNKRMASPLAILILTFIGVSLSSRKVRGGTGMHLGAGIAIAFAHILLMQISTVFATYGNLAPWLAAWIPNIVFALLGIVLYIKAPK; via the coding sequence ATGAAGAAGATCGACTGGTACATCTTCAACAAGTATATCGGCACGTTCTTCTATGCCATCAGCCTGCTAATTGTGATTGTGATCGTCTTCGACATCAGCGAAAACATCGACAACTTCCTGAAAAAGAATGCCCCGATCAACGAGATAATCTTCGATTATTACCTCAACTTCATTCCCTTTTTCATCAACCTGTTCATCTACCTTTTTACGTTCATTTCGGTCGTTTTCTTCACCAGCAAGATGGCCGGAAACACCGAGATCATTGCCATCCTGAGCAGTGGTATCAGCTTCTGGAGGATGATGCGCCCCTATATTCTTGCTTCGGTGTTCCTCGGATTGATGTCGCTTTATCTGGGCAACATTCTTATTCCACACACCAATGTCGGGCGCAGGGAGTTCAAAAACAAATATATGGAGGATTTGTACCGCGACCGCGACAGGAACATACACCTTCAGATTGAAAAGGGCACTTTTGCTTATGTGGAGAGTTTTAATTCCGGACTGGGGATTGGCTACAGGTTTTCGTTGGAACAGTTCGATGGCCCGGTGATGACATACAAGCTGATGGCCGACAGGGCAGAGTACGACTCGGTGGCAGGAAGATGGGTCCTCTATGGCTTTGCCGAACGCCGGATCGACAGCCTGAATGAGTATTTCAGAAGGGGGGAAAAGATGGATACAGCCATCAACCTTTTGCCCACCGATTTGTATCAGGTAAAAGAAGACTTTGAAGAAATGAATTTCTGGGAGCTGCGCGATCATATTCGGGCTGAGCGTTTAAAAGGAAATCCATCGGTTATTTACTACGAGGTGGAGATGAACAAGCGCATGGCTTCGCCACTTGCCATTCTCATCCTCACATTTATTGGGGTCTCGCTCTCGAGCAGGAAAGTTCGTGGTGGAACCGGCATGCATCTTGGGGCAGGAATTGCCATCGCATTTGCCCACATTCTGCTTATGCAGATTTCCACGGTATTCGCAACCTATGGCAACCTGGCGCCCTGGCTCGCCGCATGGATTCCGAACATAGTGTTTGCGTTGCTCGGTATTGTACTTTATATCAAAGCACCCAAATAA
- the tgt gene encoding tRNA guanosine(34) transglycosylase Tgt encodes MKFVIEAKDHASSARAGVITTAHGQIETPIFMPVGTAGTVKAVHFRDLKQDVGAQIILGNTYHLYLRPGTEVLKAAGGLHRFNGWEGPILTDSGGYQVYSLTHRRKLKPEGVTFQSHIDGSRHFFSPEGVMDIQRAIGADIIMAFDECTPWPCEYRYARESMELTHQWLKRCISRLDETEPLYGYEQTLFPIVQGSTYAELRRVSAETIAEAGAEGNAIGGLSVGEPHELMYEMTELVCGILPHDKPRYLMGVGTPANILESIALGVDMFDCVMPTRNGRNGMLFTSKGIINIRNEKWKNDFSPIDPDGTIFADHQYSRAFLRHLFVAGEMLGAMIASLHNLAFYLWLVGEARRHIIAGDFLSWKNSMTTQIMQRL; translated from the coding sequence ATGAAGTTTGTCATTGAGGCGAAGGATCATGCAAGTTCGGCCCGTGCCGGAGTCATCACAACGGCACACGGGCAAATAGAAACCCCCATCTTCATGCCGGTTGGCACTGCAGGCACCGTAAAAGCTGTGCATTTCAGAGATTTGAAGCAGGATGTAGGGGCACAGATTATTTTGGGCAACACCTATCATTTATACCTGCGGCCTGGCACAGAGGTACTGAAAGCTGCCGGCGGACTGCACCGCTTCAACGGATGGGAGGGGCCGATACTAACCGATAGTGGTGGTTATCAGGTATATTCGCTCACACACCGACGCAAGCTCAAACCCGAGGGCGTCACATTTCAGTCGCATATTGACGGCAGCCGTCACTTTTTTTCGCCTGAGGGTGTGATGGACATTCAACGTGCCATTGGAGCCGACATCATCATGGCCTTCGACGAATGCACGCCCTGGCCGTGCGAATACCGCTATGCCCGAGAGTCGATGGAACTTACGCATCAATGGCTCAAAAGGTGTATATCCCGGCTGGATGAAACGGAACCTTTGTATGGTTATGAACAAACCTTGTTTCCCATAGTTCAGGGCAGCACCTACGCCGAGCTGAGGCGCGTTTCGGCCGAAACTATAGCTGAAGCCGGGGCCGAGGGCAATGCCATTGGCGGATTATCGGTTGGCGAACCCCACGAGCTAATGTACGAAATGACCGAACTGGTTTGTGGAATACTTCCACACGACAAGCCACGTTACCTGATGGGGGTGGGCACTCCGGCCAACATCCTCGAGAGCATTGCGCTCGGGGTGGATATGTTCGATTGCGTGATGCCTACCCGCAACGGACGCAATGGCATGTTGTTCACCTCAAAAGGCATCATCAACATCCGCAACGAAAAGTGGAAAAACGATTTCAGTCCGATCGACCCGGATGGTACCATCTTTGCCGATCACCAATATTCCAGGGCTTTTCTGCGTCATCTTTTCGTAGCCGGCGAAATGCTTGGCGCCATGATTGCCAGCCTGCACAACCTGGCTTTTTATCTTTGGCTGGTCGGCGAGGCCCGCAGGCACATCATTGCCGGGGATTTTCTGAGCTGGAAAAATTCCATGACAACCCAAATCATGCAGCGCCTCTGA
- a CDS encoding glycosyltransferase — MLRIPEFNPLEISIISALGLTFLIQLYYYFVVFGRLALRRHKPKINNNPELPPVSVVICAHNEYLNLEKNLPEILAQDYTDFEVVVVDDCSDDGSDELLMDMARADNRLKVIRLTQHLNFFQGKKFPLSVGIKSAHHEHLLLTDADCRPASNQWIKTIMRRYVPGVEVVIGYSPYERRKGLLNLLIRFETLQTGMLYLSRALAGKPYMGVGRNISYLRQVFMRNKGFTAHYTVPSGDDDLFISQVAHKKNTVAEFGSDAQTISRPKITFGHWIRQKKRHLSASSHYKTGVKFFLGTYTASILLFYLAVAAAFWFLPFYYATAALSIRLIVQMIIFWKSGKKLNDPYPLLMVPLAELFFTIFTPLLLLHNSFAKPEKWM; from the coding sequence GTGCTTCGCATACCAGAATTTAATCCATTAGAAATCAGCATAATATCTGCACTAGGGCTGACATTCCTCATCCAGCTTTACTACTATTTCGTGGTTTTCGGCAGGCTGGCCCTGCGCAGGCATAAGCCCAAAATCAACAACAACCCTGAGCTTCCGCCTGTTTCGGTGGTCATTTGCGCCCACAACGAATACCTCAACCTCGAAAAAAACCTGCCTGAAATACTGGCACAGGACTACACTGATTTTGAGGTTGTGGTGGTGGATGATTGCAGCGACGACGGCAGCGATGAGCTGCTGATGGATATGGCCAGAGCCGACAACCGGCTTAAAGTGATCAGACTGACCCAGCACCTGAACTTCTTTCAGGGCAAGAAATTTCCGCTGAGTGTTGGCATCAAATCCGCACATCACGAGCATCTGTTGCTCACCGATGCCGACTGCCGTCCGGCCAGCAACCAATGGATCAAAACCATAATGCGCAGGTATGTGCCTGGTGTTGAAGTGGTTATCGGATACTCGCCCTACGAACGCCGTAAAGGACTGCTCAACCTGCTCATCAGGTTCGAAACCCTGCAAACCGGCATGCTTTATTTATCCAGGGCACTTGCCGGAAAACCCTATATGGGTGTAGGACGCAACATTTCCTACCTCCGTCAGGTGTTTATGCGAAACAAAGGCTTTACGGCACACTACACCGTGCCTTCGGGCGACGACGACCTGTTTATCAGCCAGGTAGCCCACAAAAAAAATACCGTTGCCGAGTTTGGATCCGATGCCCAGACCATCTCGCGCCCCAAGATTACCTTCGGCCACTGGATCAGACAAAAGAAACGTCACCTGAGTGCAAGCTCACATTACAAAACCGGAGTAAAATTTTTCCTCGGCACCTACACCGCCTCAATCCTGTTGTTTTATCTGGCCGTGGCTGCTGCCTTCTGGTTCCTGCCCTTCTATTATGCCACCGCTGCATTGTCCATTCGGCTTATCGTGCAGATGATTATCTTTTGGAAATCAGGCAAAAAACTCAACGACCCCTACCCATTGTTGATGGTACCCCTGGCTGAATTGTTTTTTACTATTTTTACACCATTGCTGCTTTTGCACAACAGCTTCGCGAAGCCGGAAAAATGGATGTAA
- a CDS encoding sigma-70 family RNA polymerase sigma factor, translated as MDVSRNLTSKGQRDYAYIQRALQHNDQQAYEFLLKTYRDTIYFLMLRMTGNHEDAEDLTIEAFGKAFSKLHQYSPEYGFSTWLFRIAANNAIDFKRRLRIRQVSMESAQEVSAAEIRQMADQEPDPEYKLILQQQVRLMRELVNKLPKRYRNLVELRYFEELSYEEISQKLNLPLGTVKAQLFRAREFLTQIIRNNNLSY; from the coding sequence ATGGATGTAAGCCGAAACCTAACTTCAAAAGGTCAGCGCGACTATGCATATATTCAAAGGGCACTGCAACACAACGACCAGCAGGCCTATGAGTTTTTGCTGAAAACCTATCGCGACACGATCTATTTTCTGATGCTTCGCATGACAGGCAACCACGAAGATGCCGAGGACCTTACCATCGAAGCCTTCGGAAAAGCATTCAGCAAGCTGCATCAGTATTCGCCTGAATACGGATTCAGCACCTGGCTTTTTCGAATTGCCGCCAACAATGCCATCGATTTTAAGCGCCGCCTGCGCATCAGGCAGGTGAGCATGGAAAGTGCACAGGAAGTTTCGGCAGCCGAAATCAGGCAGATGGCCGATCAGGAACCTGACCCGGAATACAAACTGATTCTGCAGCAACAAGTCAGGCTGATGCGCGAACTGGTGAACAAACTGCCTAAACGGTACCGCAACCTGGTCGAATTGCGGTATTTTGAAGAACTGAGCTACGAGGAAATATCGCAGAAACTCAACCTGCCACTGGGCACGGTCAAAGCTCAGCTGTTCAGGGCCAGAGAGTTTCTCACCCAAATCATCCGGAACAACAACCTGAGCTACTGA
- a CDS encoding urocanate hydratase, whose product MSATLHAFKQAILQGIPDELPNPKPYDPGINHAPIRKDILSREEKRLALKNALRYFPKKHHAVLAEEFAEELRTYGRIYMYRYRPDYKIHARSIDAFPHRSKQAAAIMLMLSNNLDDAVAQHPHELITYGGNGAVFQNWAQYLLTMKYLATMTDEQTLVLYSGHPLGLFPSHKDAPRVVVTNGMVIPNYSKPDDWERFNALGVSQYGQMTAGSFMYIGPQGIVHGTTITVLNAARMKTHPGNPGGMKLFVTSGLGGMSGAQPKAGNIAGVVSITAEVNPKAAYKRHSQGWVDEVIADVDLAIDTALQWQARREAHSIAYLGNIVDLWERLVERNVVVDLGSDQTSLHNPWAGGYYPAGLSFDESNHMMAHEPEQFRLKVQESLRRQVAAINKLTARGMYFFDYGNAFLLESGRAGAEVFKEDGNFIYPSYVQDIMGPLCFDYGFGPFRWVCTSSLPEDLETTDQIALDILLELEKQAPDEIRQQLADNILWIRQAGPNKLVVGSQARILYADAEGRIRIAEAFNKAIREGIIKGPVVLGRDHHDVSGTDSPWRETSNIYDGSRFTADMAIHNVIGDAFRGATWVSIHNGGGVGWGEVINGGFGMLLDGSPDADRRLKSMLHWDVNNGIARRSWARNPEAIFAIRRAMEKEPLLKVTLPEIADDQLLSKYF is encoded by the coding sequence ATGAGTGCGACACTTCATGCTTTTAAGCAAGCCATACTGCAGGGCATACCCGATGAGCTTCCAAACCCCAAACCCTACGATCCGGGCATCAACCATGCGCCTATCAGAAAAGATATCCTCAGCAGGGAGGAAAAACGGCTGGCGCTGAAAAATGCGCTGAGGTATTTTCCCAAAAAGCATCATGCTGTGCTCGCCGAAGAATTTGCCGAAGAACTGCGTACCTACGGCAGAATTTACATGTACCGCTACCGCCCCGACTATAAAATCCATGCCAGGTCGATTGACGCATTTCCGCACCGTTCGAAGCAAGCTGCAGCCATCATGCTGATGCTCAGCAACAACCTGGATGATGCCGTGGCCCAGCATCCCCATGAATTAATCACCTATGGCGGAAATGGCGCCGTATTTCAAAACTGGGCACAATACCTGCTCACCATGAAATACCTGGCCACAATGACCGACGAACAGACCCTGGTGCTCTATTCCGGACATCCGCTCGGGCTTTTTCCCTCGCACAAAGATGCACCCAGGGTGGTGGTTACCAATGGCATGGTGATTCCAAACTACTCAAAGCCAGATGATTGGGAGCGTTTCAATGCACTTGGCGTCTCGCAATACGGCCAGATGACAGCAGGCTCCTTTATGTATATTGGTCCGCAGGGCATCGTACACGGCACCACCATCACCGTGCTCAACGCCGCCCGCATGAAAACCCATCCAGGCAACCCCGGCGGAATGAAGTTGTTTGTAACCTCGGGCCTCGGCGGAATGAGCGGCGCCCAACCCAAAGCAGGCAACATTGCCGGTGTGGTGAGCATCACAGCTGAAGTCAACCCCAAGGCAGCCTACAAACGCCACAGCCAGGGATGGGTGGACGAAGTGATCGCAGACGTTGACCTGGCTATCGACACCGCACTGCAATGGCAAGCCCGACGGGAGGCCCACAGCATAGCCTATCTGGGCAACATCGTTGACCTTTGGGAACGCCTGGTAGAGCGCAATGTGGTTGTAGATCTGGGTTCGGACCAGACCTCGCTGCACAACCCCTGGGCAGGCGGCTACTATCCTGCCGGCCTCAGCTTCGACGAATCGAACCACATGATGGCCCACGAACCCGAACAATTCCGGCTGAAAGTGCAGGAATCGCTCCGCAGGCAGGTGGCAGCCATCAACAAACTGACAGCCAGGGGCATGTATTTCTTCGATTACGGAAACGCCTTCCTGCTCGAAAGCGGCCGGGCCGGCGCCGAGGTGTTCAAGGAAGACGGCAACTTTATCTACCCTTCCTATGTTCAGGACATTATGGGGCCATTGTGTTTCGATTACGGCTTCGGCCCTTTCCGCTGGGTTTGCACTTCATCCCTTCCCGAAGACCTCGAAACCACCGACCAGATCGCACTCGACATCCTTCTGGAGCTCGAAAAGCAAGCCCCTGACGAAATCAGGCAACAGCTTGCCGACAACATCCTGTGGATCAGGCAGGCAGGACCAAACAAACTTGTGGTAGGCTCGCAGGCACGCATCCTCTACGCCGATGCCGAAGGCCGCATCCGCATTGCCGAAGCTTTTAACAAAGCCATCCGCGAAGGCATCATCAAAGGGCCGGTGGTTTTGGGCCGCGACCACCACGATGTGAGCGGAACGGACTCGCCATGGCGCGAAACCTCCAACATCTACGATGGCTCCCGATTTACTGCCGATATGGCCATACACAATGTGATCGGGGATGCATTCCGCGGAGCTACATGGGTCTCGATACACAATGGCGGAGGCGTTGGCTGGGGCGAGGTGATCAATGGTGGCTTCGGCATGTTGCTCGATGGCAGCCCCGATGCCGACCGCCGGCTGAAAAGTATGCTCCACTGGGATGTAAACAACGGCATTGCCCGTCGTAGCTGGGCCAGAAACCCCGAAGCCATCTTTGCCATCCGGCGCGCCATGGAAAAAGAACCCCTGCTGAAAGTGACCCTGCCCGAAATTGCCGACGATCAGCTCTTGTCAAAATATTTTTAG
- a CDS encoding T9SS type A sorting domain-containing protein has product MKRLLLFIALSGLAAYNSFGQSLAIIYNNERINNGTVVTLTGEINSDPFYEMVAHARILNLTNRPVEVRAKRIIVDTIPGTENYLCWVQCFPPNVDVSLQVHTIGANDTTANDIFGGHYVPKSKPGKTTIGYEFWVEGSPEDKAFFTVEFFVQPSSIIEQTNRLGNAAPNPARESVKIDYQIQPQSGSASIRLSNLLGQTVMEQPLNNFQGSVQLNLSGLQEGVYFYSLVINNQVSSTRKLIIRR; this is encoded by the coding sequence ATGAAACGACTTTTACTCTTCATAGCACTGTCTGGCCTGGCCGCTTACAACTCTTTTGGCCAAAGCCTGGCAATCATATACAATAATGAGCGCATCAACAACGGCACAGTTGTCACCCTCACAGGCGAAATCAACAGCGACCCGTTTTACGAAATGGTTGCACATGCCCGCATCCTCAACCTGACCAACAGGCCGGTTGAAGTACGCGCAAAACGTATTATCGTGGATACCATTCCCGGCACCGAAAACTATCTGTGCTGGGTGCAATGCTTCCCGCCTAATGTGGACGTTTCGTTGCAAGTGCACACCATTGGCGCCAACGACACCACCGCCAATGATATTTTTGGCGGTCACTATGTGCCAAAATCCAAGCCTGGAAAGACTACCATCGGCTACGAGTTTTGGGTGGAAGGTTCGCCCGAAGACAAAGCCTTTTTCACTGTCGAGTTTTTTGTGCAACCCTCCTCGATTATTGAGCAAACCAACCGCCTGGGCAACGCAGCTCCCAACCCAGCCAGGGAATCGGTGAAAATCGATTATCAGATTCAGCCACAGTCGGGAAGCGCCAGCATCAGGCTTTCCAATCTGCTGGGTCAAACCGTGATGGAACAACCCCTGAACAATTTCCAGGGCAGTGTGCAGCTCAACCTCAGCGGATTGCAGGAAGGCGTCTATTTCTACAGCCTGGTGATCAACAATCAGGTGAGCAGCACGCGCAAACTCATCATCCGGAGGTAA